The DNA segment TGATTGGAGAATATATGTCGCTTAAAAAACGAGGCTCCAATCTTGTTGGTCTATGTCCTTTTCATAATGAAAAAACGCCATCATTCAGCGTTTCACCATCATTAAATATATTCAAATGTTTTGGTTGCGGAAAAGCTGGAAACGCTGTCTATTTTTTAATGGAATATGAAAAATATTCCTATCCAGAAGCATTAAGATTTTTAGCAAAAAAATTCAACATTGATATTGTTGAGGAAGAAGTTGACGACGAATACAAAGAAAGAAAAACCGAAGAAGAACAAGCTTATTTCATACACGATTTCGCAAACAAATGGTTTATCAAGCAATTATGGGAAACTCAAGAAGGTGAGGCTGTTGCTTTAAATTATTTTCACGAACGCGGATTAAGCGATGCTATCATAAAAAAATTCGGCTTAGGATATTCGCCTCAGGCTTTTTCAGCTTTTGCAGAACATGCAAAGAGCCATGGTTTCAGCAAAGATATTTTGGTAAAAAACGGACTTATCAATGATAGCGGAAATGACCGATTTAGAGACAGAATTATTTTTCCTATTTATAGCGTAAGCGGCAGAGTAATCGCTTTTGGAGGCAGAACCCTGCATAGCGATAAAAAAATTGCCAAATACGTAAATTCTCCAGAAACAGTAATATATCACAAAAGCAACGTTTTATATGGAGTTCACTTAGCCAAAACCAGTATTATTAGCCAAAATGAATGCTACTTAGTAGAAGGCTATATGGACGTAATTGCGATGCATCAAGCAGGAATTAATAATGTTGTCGCTTCAAGCGGAACTAGCCTTACTATTGAGCAAATACGAATGATACGCCGCTACACATCAAACGTTTGCATGCTTTATGACGGAGATATAGCTGGTATTAAAGCTTCTTTCAGGGCTATAGACATGCTGCTTGCTGAAGGGCTCGATGTTAGAGTTGCCCTATTCCCCGACAATGAAGACCCAGATTCGTATTCAAGAAAATATTCTGCTCAAGCTCTTATTGATTTTCTGAAAAACAATAAAAAATCATTTGTTATTTTCAAAGCCGAAGTTCTATTTGAAGAAGCTGGTTCCGACACTTTGAAAAAAGCAACCGCTATAAAAGACATTGTTCAAAGCATTGCAGAAATACCCGATGCAATTTCACGCTCTTTATTGATTTCAGAATGCTCAAAGCTATTTAATCTCCAAGAAAAAACATTAATTTTTGAATTAAATAAAATTTTAAATAAAAAAGTCAAAAAAGAGCAACCTGAATATGATTTTGTTAACGAGGAAGTTGATGAAGATACTCACAGTCAGAAAAATGTTTTTACAACAACAAACAGGCAAGAAGATGCTGAAAAAAATCTAATCCGAATTATTTTACAATTTGGAAATAAAACTCTTAGTTTCAAAAATAAAGATGAGAAAATAAACTTTGAAGAAATCATTGAAAAATCTGTTGCAGAATATATTTTCGAAGAACTCGAAGCTGATAATATGAAAGTAATAACGCCCGAGTTGAGCAGTTTGTACGACATCTGCAAAACACAATTTGAAACAAACGGACAAGTAAATTACAACACTGTTTTTAATTTGCTAAATCCAGAACAAGCAAATATCGTTGCAAACTTATTAAACACACAATATTCCTTAAGTCCAAATTGGGAAAAACGCCACGGCATCTTCATTTCTCATGCAGGGAACGACAACAGCACTCTTGTTAATTTTGTTGACCACGCAATTCTTGAATTTAAACATTTAATAATTAACAAAGAAATGGAAAAAATCAGAAAAAAGCTGCAAGAGCCTATGAGCGAAGAGGATTCAATAATTCTTGTGCATCAATATCAAATATTAAAAACAATTGATATAGAAATTGAAAAGAGAGTCAGAAAACGAGTAATTAATAAATAATAGCATACTGTTTTTCCACCATGATATAAATTTGGCACACGTATTGATTTTATAAATAGTTTTTTAGTATTTTTGAACATTAAAATAATTTTATGAA comes from the Bacteroidales bacterium genome and includes:
- the dnaG gene encoding DNA primase, which codes for MIRREDIARIMDAVRIEEVIGEYMSLKKRGSNLVGLCPFHNEKTPSFSVSPSLNIFKCFGCGKAGNAVYFLMEYEKYSYPEALRFLAKKFNIDIVEEEVDDEYKERKTEEEQAYFIHDFANKWFIKQLWETQEGEAVALNYFHERGLSDAIIKKFGLGYSPQAFSAFAEHAKSHGFSKDILVKNGLINDSGNDRFRDRIIFPIYSVSGRVIAFGGRTLHSDKKIAKYVNSPETVIYHKSNVLYGVHLAKTSIISQNECYLVEGYMDVIAMHQAGINNVVASSGTSLTIEQIRMIRRYTSNVCMLYDGDIAGIKASFRAIDMLLAEGLDVRVALFPDNEDPDSYSRKYSAQALIDFLKNNKKSFVIFKAEVLFEEAGSDTLKKATAIKDIVQSIAEIPDAISRSLLISECSKLFNLQEKTLIFELNKILNKKVKKEQPEYDFVNEEVDEDTHSQKNVFTTTNRQEDAEKNLIRIILQFGNKTLSFKNKDEKINFEEIIEKSVAEYIFEELEADNMKVITPELSSLYDICKTQFETNGQVNYNTVFNLLNPEQANIVANLLNTQYSLSPNWEKRHGIFISHAGNDNSTLVNFVDHAILEFKHLIINKEMEKIRKKLQEPMSEEDSIILVHQYQILKTIDIEIEKRVRKRVINK